A genomic segment from uncultured Alistipes sp. encodes:
- a CDS encoding FecR domain-containing protein yields the protein MTTPEEETQIAEWLSADPNNQKEMDTARFLFDTVKLYGDKIQPTQRRPLVRWRTIGRWAAQIAAAVMIAVGAGFFANRYSIGELSDKHHSIYVPAGQRMELTLADGTRVWMNSESRLEYPIMFAQDVRHVKLIGEAMFEVAHDKSHPFIVETFASDVRVLGTKFSVDANEAHHRFSITLMEGSVRISNRLDPSQANIVMRPNEKVDLIGNYLYTSKLDDYDAPCWMNGQLDITGLSFTELMEKMEQAFAVRVVIKCSSLPSTAGIGGKIRINAGVGNAFKWLHSLLNFDYEIDEAENTITIK from the coding sequence ATGACGACACCGGAAGAGGAGACTCAAATTGCGGAGTGGCTCTCTGCCGACCCGAATAATCAGAAAGAGATGGATACGGCCCGGTTCTTGTTCGATACGGTCAAACTTTACGGAGACAAGATACAGCCCACTCAGCGGCGACCGCTCGTAAGGTGGCGGACAATCGGTCGCTGGGCCGCGCAAATCGCTGCGGCAGTCATGATTGCCGTAGGGGCCGGATTCTTCGCAAACAGATATTCGATCGGCGAATTATCCGATAAGCACCACTCCATTTACGTACCTGCGGGACAACGTATGGAACTTACGCTGGCCGACGGAACACGTGTATGGATGAACTCCGAGTCCCGGCTCGAATATCCGATTATGTTTGCACAGGATGTCCGGCACGTGAAATTGATCGGAGAAGCAATGTTCGAAGTCGCGCACGACAAGTCTCATCCGTTTATTGTGGAGACTTTCGCTTCCGATGTCCGGGTGCTCGGTACAAAATTCAGCGTCGATGCGAACGAAGCGCACCATCGGTTCTCGATAACCTTGATGGAGGGTTCGGTGCGGATTTCGAACCGGCTGGACCCAAGCCAAGCGAATATCGTCATGAGACCGAATGAAAAGGTCGATCTCATCGGAAACTATTTATACACGTCCAAGCTCGACGATTACGATGCTCCATGCTGGATGAACGGACAGCTCGACATTACGGGGCTGTCGTTCACCGAACTGATGGAGAAGATGGAACAGGCATTTGCCGTCCGGGTAGTCATCAAATGCAGCTCTTTGCCTTCGACCGCCGGCATCGGCGGCAAGATCCGCATAAATGCTGGAGTCGGCAATGCATTCAAGTGGCTTCACTCCTTGTTGAACTTCGATTACGAGATAGATGAAGCGGAGAATACGATAACGATCAAATAA
- a CDS encoding IS4-like element ISBf13 family transposase — protein sequence MKTTDFKDLGKVNQILPMMQEHFGKSMNLARIKFMAFMLHALCVVQTVSLHKLAAAMPTSVERDSNLRRIQRFIAKYALNFDLVAQMIYSLLPVKTGLVLSMDRTNWKFGDFNINILMLGVAYKGIAFPLMFSLLPKKGNSNWKERKAIVERFVRLFGSECIDSLVADREFVGKDWIGWLNRNHIRYYIRIRQNFWLVKPSTGERIRAWWLFNSLKVGQERFYYKLFLHKGEYVYLAGSRIKNSDGVPELQILICFKRPEKGVDTYKRRWEIETAFRAMKSSGFNIEDTHLRDTERIARLLAMVCIALVWAYLVGEHKDENVKPIKTLKHGRKAKSLVKYGLEEISNVLFRPIYVPKFDVFKFLSCT from the coding sequence ATGAAGACAACTGACTTTAAGGACTTGGGCAAAGTTAACCAAATCCTTCCGATGATGCAAGAACATTTTGGGAAATCGATGAATCTGGCCCGCATAAAGTTTATGGCTTTCATGCTCCATGCCCTGTGTGTAGTACAGACCGTAAGCCTCCATAAACTCGCGGCGGCAATGCCAACCTCTGTTGAAAGGGACTCCAACCTTCGCCGCATTCAAAGATTCATAGCCAAGTACGCCCTCAACTTTGACCTTGTGGCGCAGATGATATACTCTCTGCTTCCCGTCAAGACAGGGCTGGTGCTGAGCATGGACCGTACAAACTGGAAGTTCGGTGATTTCAACATCAACATCCTCATGCTCGGCGTGGCATACAAGGGGATTGCATTCCCATTGATGTTCAGCCTTCTGCCTAAGAAAGGGAACTCCAATTGGAAGGAACGCAAGGCAATCGTTGAACGATTTGTCCGGCTGTTCGGCTCCGAATGCATCGACTCTCTTGTTGCCGACCGGGAGTTTGTCGGCAAGGATTGGATCGGTTGGCTCAACCGCAATCATATACGATATTATATCCGGATCCGGCAGAATTTCTGGCTTGTCAAGCCTTCCACAGGGGAAAGAATCCGTGCATGGTGGCTCTTCAATTCCCTGAAAGTGGGGCAGGAAAGATTTTATTACAAGCTTTTCCTGCACAAAGGTGAGTACGTTTATCTTGCCGGAAGCCGAATCAAGAACTCCGACGGTGTGCCTGAACTTCAGATCCTCATCTGCTTCAAACGCCCGGAAAAGGGTGTCGACACTTATAAAAGGCGATGGGAGATCGAGACCGCATTCCGGGCTATGAAATCCTCCGGATTCAATATCGAAGACACGCATTTGCGCGACACAGAGCGGATTGCAAGACTTCTGGCAATGGTTTGTATTGCTCTTGTATGGGCGTATCTCGTTGGGGAACATAAAGATGAAAACGTAAAGCCTATAAAGACATTGAAACATGGACGTAAAGCCAAATCTTTAGTAAAGTACGGCTTGGAGGAAATCTCCAACGTGCTTTTTCGACCAATTTATGTCCCGAAATTTGATGTATTCAAATTTTTGTCATGTACTTAG
- a CDS encoding RNA polymerase sigma-70 factor, which translates to MQRNGSIFNPEDFGKFFSENNTRLIDIAFSYVRDMDAAQDIVMDCFVRIWQRRGELADETNMRGYAYMCVRNRCFLYLRQLNSHRQLSPTDIQLVQSSIKSLSQDDLFDKLLSNEILDIFRTELDKMPARTREIFLASRIELLTYAEIAERYDISVRRVTSEIQSALQILRHALKDYLPLCLLFFFGK; encoded by the coding sequence TTGCAGCGCAACGGCTCTATATTCAATCCCGAGGATTTCGGAAAATTCTTTTCCGAAAACAATACACGTCTCATCGACATCGCGTTCTCCTACGTGCGGGATATGGATGCGGCGCAGGATATCGTCATGGACTGTTTTGTCCGCATTTGGCAGCGAAGAGGGGAATTAGCGGACGAAACCAACATGCGCGGGTATGCCTACATGTGCGTACGCAACCGTTGCTTCTTATACTTGCGGCAGTTAAACAGCCACCGGCAACTTTCGCCCACCGACATACAACTCGTACAGTCTTCGATCAAGTCGTTGTCTCAGGACGATCTGTTCGACAAACTGCTCAGCAATGAAATTCTGGATATTTTCAGGACGGAACTAGACAAAATGCCGGCGCGTACACGCGAAATATTTCTCGCGAGCCGCATCGAACTTCTGACCTATGCAGAGATTGCTGAGCGGTACGATATTTCAGTGCGGAGGGTCACGTCAGAGATACAGTCCGCCCTGCAAATTCTGCGACACGCCCTAAAAGACTATCTGCCCTTGTGCCTGTTGTTTTTCTTCGGAAAATAG